The following proteins are encoded in a genomic region of Gammaproteobacteria bacterium:
- a CDS encoding SPOR domain-containing protein yields the protein MKWLCVSILVLNVAYFAWAFDQQVKADVRQAMQSDPIPPDVERLHLLSEFDTLPEVRAVSAIAQADQRHGQTPSVPMPEPLAQAAESASDRTLGDTPETDSLTADNAAASPAAVTESVAPVEVCYSIGPFDDERDAIGVDDWFRERRSFTRRRVADDTGHKLFWIYLEPMKSRAVAEKTIAELQKQNIQDYMLVNKGDLRNAISLGLFSSQASVNRRLGELESKGYKPIVVPYYNATPVYWVDVRFMQNENLTDAMFEEFVSTLSSPPVRCQGIAMASPNP from the coding sequence ATGAAGTGGTTGTGCGTATCAATATTGGTGTTGAACGTCGCTTATTTTGCCTGGGCATTTGACCAGCAGGTCAAAGCGGACGTGCGTCAAGCGATGCAGTCCGACCCTATCCCCCCAGATGTGGAGCGGCTGCATTTATTGAGCGAATTCGACACACTCCCTGAGGTTCGTGCTGTGTCGGCGATAGCTCAGGCGGATCAGCGCCATGGGCAAACGCCATCGGTGCCGATGCCTGAGCCGCTTGCACAAGCGGCTGAGTCCGCTTCGGACAGAACGCTGGGCGACACACCCGAAACAGATTCGCTTACTGCTGATAACGCTGCCGCGTCGCCTGCGGCTGTAACAGAGTCTGTAGCTCCTGTTGAAGTCTGTTATTCAATCGGTCCTTTTGATGATGAACGCGATGCAATCGGGGTGGATGACTGGTTCCGGGAGCGACGATCCTTTACACGCCGACGCGTTGCAGATGACACCGGCCACAAGCTGTTCTGGATATACCTTGAACCCATGAAGTCCCGGGCGGTTGCGGAGAAAACCATCGCAGAACTGCAGAAGCAGAATATTCAAGATTATATGTTAGTCAACAAGGGCGATTTGAGAAACGCTATTTCATTAGGTCTTTTTTCTTCGCAGGCTTCCGTTAATAGGAGGCTCGGGGAACTGGAAAGCAAAGGATATAAGCCTATTGTGGTGCCGTATTATAATGCGACGCCAGTTTATTGGGTCGACGTGAGATTTATGCAGAATGAGAATTTGACGGACGCAATGTTTGAAGAGTTTGTATCGACGTTAAGCTCGCCGCCGGTCCGCTGCCAGGGAATTGCCATGGCATCTCCGAATCCATAA